The genome window CCGTGTAGCTGCCCTCGAGGGTGGTGTAGCAGGTTTGGCTGTCGCTTCTGGTGCTGCCGCCGTTACCTACGCTCTGCAGAACATCCTTCAGAACGGCGACCACATCGTAGCTGCCGACAACATCTACGGCGGTACTTATAACCTCATCACTCATACATTATCCACACAGGGTGTCAGCTACACCATCGTGGATCCTCGCAACTTCGAGCAGGTAGAGGCTGCCATCCAGGACAATACCAAGGCACTCTATGCAGAGACCTTCGGAAATCCTAACTCTGATGTAACCGATATCGATAAGTTGGCAGAGATTGCTCATCGCCACAACATCCCATTGATTATCGATAACACCTTCGGCACTCCATACCTCATCCGCCCTATCGAGCACGGAGCAGACATCGTGGTTCACTCAGCAACTAAATTCATCGGCGGTCACGGTTCATCTCTCGGTGGCGTCATCGTAGATGGCGGTAAGTTCGACTGGAAGGCAAATGCCGACAAGTTCCCTACTCTCGCTAAGCCAGACCCATCTTATCATGGTGCCGTATTCGCAGATGTAGCCGGAGCAGCAGCCTTCGTAACCAGAATCCGTGCGGTCATCCTTCGTGATACCGGTGCAACCATCTCTCCATTCAACGCCTGGATTCTTCTTCAGGGCTTGGAGACATTGAGCCTCCGTGTAGAGCGCCACGTTCAGAATGCATTGAAGGTGGTAGAGTATCTGGAGAACAACCCTAAGGTGGCTAAGGTTAATCATCCAGCCGTTCCTTCTCATCCAGACCATGAACTTTACAAGAAGCTCTTCCCAAATGGTGCAGGTTCTATCTTCACCTTCGATATCAAGGGCGGCGAGAAAGAAGCATGGGAGTTCATCGACCACCTGCGCATCTTCTCTTTGCTGGCTAACGTAGCCGACGTGAAGTCACTGGTTATCCACCCAGCAACAACCACCCACTCTCAGTTGAGCCCAGAGGAGTTGGAGGAGCAGCACATCTATCCTTCTACCGTTCGATTGAGCATCGGTATCGAGAACATCGACGACCTGATTGAGGCACTCGATGAGGCATTTACCTACGTAAAGTAATTTCAGTGTTGAATGTTGAATGTTAAATGTTGAATTGCCTGACGGACAATAACGGCATTCAACATTCAACACTCAACACTTAACATTAAAAAAATCATTATGGCAAAGATATATAAACAGATTACTGATTTAATCGGTAAGACCCCATTGGTAGAATTGGGTAAGTATTCAGCATCCAAGGGTTTGGAGACTCCTGTGATTGCTAAGGTAGAATTTTTCAATCCTGGCGGAAGCGTAAAGGATCGTATCGCCCTTGCGATGATCGAAGACGCTGAGCAGAAGGGCATTCTGAAACCAGGTGCCACCATCATTGAACCAACCAGCGGTAACACGGGTGTAGGTCTGGCTCTGGTATCAGCCGTAAAGGGCTACCACCTCATCCTCACCATGCCAGAAACCATGAGTGTGGAGCGCAGAAACCTGGTGAAGGCTTACGGCGCAGAAGTGAGATTGACCAGCGGCAAGGACGGAATGCCTGGTGCCATCAAGGCTGCCGAGGAGCTCCGCGATTCCATCCCAGGCTCTGTGATTCTGGGACAGTTTACCAACCCAGCCAATCCTGCCAAGCACTATGCCACAACCGGACCAGAAATCTGGGCAGATACCGATGGCGAGATTGATATCTTCGTAGCCGGTGTAGGAACAGGTGGAACCATTTCGGGTATCGCCAAGTACCTGAAAGAGCAGAATCCAAACGTGAAGGTGATTGCCGTAGAACCTGCCACATCGCCTGTATTGAACGGCGGACAGAGCGGTCCTCACAAGATTCAGGGCATCGGTGCCGGTTTCATTCCAGAGACTTACTCTTCAGAATATATCGATGAGGTATTGGATATTCAGAACGATGATGCTATCAAGGCAGGTCGTGACCTGGCTCAGACCGAGGGCCTCTTGGTAGGAATCTCATCAGGTGCTGCCGCCTTTGCAGCCACCGAGATTGCGAAGCGTCCTGAGAACAAGGGCAAGAAGATTGTAGCCCTCTTGCCAGATACTGGTGAGCGTTATTTAAGCACTGTACTCTACGCTTTCGAGGAGTATCCATTGTAATTCACAATCGGATATTTTCTGAAGAAAGCAAAATCTATCATAATTTCCCCAACCAGCTTTTCCATAGCAGGTTGGGGATTTTCATTTTTCGGAACTTCATATATATTTGCAAATGCGATACCACCCCAATTCCTTCTGCAACTTACGAGAATCGAGTATAAATTCTAGCCTTTATCATTTAAAAGATTTTAAAAATCAATAAATATCATTACGAGTTCCCATAGTGGGAACTCTCATTTATTTTATTTTTTCTATCTTTGCAAAAGATTACCACTTTGGAGGCGCCACGACAAAAACAGTAATTTGTGGATCTCTACTTCCGAAAGCCAACGGAGGCAGAGACAGGGGAATTTGTGTCCGAAGCCAAAGAGCGATACCAAACATCTTCTGCTCTGTTCACGGTGACACGGTGACACGATGACACTAGTTTTTCAACTTTTCGCCTCGCACGCGGGCAGGCAGGAACTTTCGGCTTGATTTTTCCTGCCTGCCCGCGCGAGAGTAAATCTTCAGAAATCACTGTCATACGTGTCACCCTGTCATCCAGAAGCAGGTTACTTCCGAATCAAAAGTCAAAGACTTACGGTGCAAAAGTCAGGCACTTACGATGCAAAAGTCAGGCACTTACGCCCCGTAATCCCCTGGCTTACGAACCGCAATCCAATCATAAAGCCCTTAAAAATCAAACAAGCCAGGCATTTAGAAGTGATACCAAACAAGGCATGTAAAAGGGCTTACAAACACCAGAGCAAAGAGAATCTATGAAAAAGTATGAGCAACTGTGAGCAAGTATGAGCAACTGTGAGTTGCCTCCTCACCGATTTCGTATCTTTGCATTGTGATTCAGAGATACTCAGCGGTTCCAATCAGCAAGCTATAGTAAGGCGTCCCCATAGCAAGCTATCCCCAGGCGGTCCCATCCCGCACAACCATGGCAAAGACCGCTTTGATGTGATTTGATAGCCAACCAGCCAGGTATTAAAAAGAGAGTGGATTTGCGACAACCAGTTCCAATATGAAATAAGGTATAAGCTCGGGGAGGAATGAGTTTGAACCAATCGTCAAAGTTTAAAGAATACTAAAAGATTCTCTTTCGCTTGAAAATTTCTTTTAAAATGCCTATATTTGCAATGCCGTTAGTAATGGCGGCAGACATAAAGAGGTAGCAACTACGCTTAATTCGGACTGAGAATCTGGACAGTTCGCAGTACACAAGAATGACAGTTCCAGTTGTTTGCCCCAATATGTATACTAATATCCATCCCGCTTCTGTGGGATGGGTATCTCTATTTAGTTAATTTTGCAACCGAATTATCAACCCAGTCTGCGTAACATGGATTCATATTCTGGAATCATCATAGAAGAAAGCAGAAGGTCTGAGCAATTTTCAGACTTTACTCCCATACCTTGCAAAGGATTCAACATTCTTTGCAAGGCAAAGCGCTATGGCAGATGGTGGGTACTCAAAGGATTGAAGGACCCATACCGTCAAGACGAAAACTACAAGAACCTGCTGCACAAAGAGTTCGATATCCTCATATCCCTGCAGCATCCCAACATCGTATCAGCCTACAGCATGGAAGAAATACCGGAAATGGGTACCTGTATCGTAATGGAATGGATAGATGGTATCACGCTGGAACACTGGAGCGGTAGGAAGACTGAGGGAGAAGACATCTTCCTCCAGTTGCTTGATGCTGTGCATTATATCCATGCCAAGCAGATAGTACACAGAGACTTAAAACCTTCCAATATCATGATTACCCATAACGGCAATCATGTAAAGCTCATCGATTTCGGACTTTCAGATACCGACGACTTTGCCATTCTCAAACAGCCTGCCGGCACACCGGGCTACATCTCACCTGAACAGATTGCATCCCAACAGGCAGACATCCGCAACGACATCTTCAGCATCGGTTGTATCCTGGAAAAGATACTTCCAAGCAAACCGTATACTGCCATCATCAAACGATGCAAGGCACCCATAACCCAGCGATATGCCAATGTTGACGAACTCAAAGCTGATTTCATGGCTCACAGAAACAGGCATCTATCCGGTATCAAGCGTATCGGAATCGCAGCTTTGGCCTGTATCATCTTATTAGGTTTCATCAGTTATCCTTTACTGCATCAGCAGGAAAAGAGCATTAGCATCACCCCGGCACATCACGAAGCCAAGAAGGATACTGTCATCCGCCAGCAAGCCAAGAAGCCTGCCCCACTTTCCAATGGCCGGAAATCCCTGCAGCCAACAGCTACCGAGCCATCTTCTGCATCCCATTTACAAAGCGCCGAACTCATATCCAAGGGAAAGAAGACTATCGACAAGATGTGGAAGGAATCCGGCATAGACACCATCCGGTCTGTTGTGAAAAAGAGCGAGGCATACTTTCAGTTTGTAAATAAGAGTAATGAATTCATCACAACGACTTATCCACAGACATTCTCTAAGGACATAGACGGCAAGAAGGCAGATATCATCTATGAACTGTCCTCTTATACCACTGAGAGATATGTGAAGCCAACCCTGTCGAGATTTCAATCTTCTAAGTAATGCTCTACGATGATGCCGTTCTTCTTACCTATAGCGTAAGTAACCGGTTCATCATCTCCATGTTTCCAAGCATGGAGATAAGCAGGCTCATGATTGATAAAATGATGGCACTCAAAAGTATCATCTTTCGCCAATCTGGTATTTTCTGATGACACCACCTTGAAACTTCCGTTTCCCTGATACCTGATGATGCAGGTTCTGTCGGGCAGCCAGGAAAGTTTGAGCATCTGTCCCTCATAAAGATCATCGCATGAGATTTCCTTGTCTATAACCATCTGGCTCTGCCGTTCTCCCGTTCCTTGCGACAATCCAAACTCCTCAAAGTCTGCATAACCGAGAAAATTAGCCAGCACATTCTTGGTAAACTTACTGGCAGAAACCCCTTCGCTCACGTATCCCCAGAATCGTCGCAGCGTAGAGGCACTCACCCTTTGCTGGGTACGTTCCTCCACCTTTTCGCTCAACCAAGCGAAGTCGCGAGGAACAACCATCTTGCGCCCCACCATTTTTTCTATCATTTCACGTAATATCTGTTCCATGCTGCAAAGATACTGAAACAAATCCAACCAACACACAAAAAGCCAATATTTCGACTAAAAACGCCCTATATTTTGAACTTGGAACGGAATGGAACGCTGAAAAAGCAGAAAAAGCACCTATTTTTGCAAAAAAATCAGCTCACAATGAACAACTTTAGAAAAAAAATGGTATATTTGCAGTGCTGTTCTAAACAAGCAGCAGACATGTTAAGGAAACAACCATGCTTGGTTCGTACTGAGAATCTGGACAATTCATTGTACACAAGAACGAAGACAGAAGTTGTTCACCCAACCGTGTATTATTGTATCCATTCCGCTTCGGCGGGATGGACATTGATATATACCCTTTGGTGTGAGCTGATTTTCATTCTTTGTGTACAGGTAGTCCAGAACCTTCAGAACAGAATGAAATCGGTTCGCACCTTTTTTATGCCTAAAAATGAAATAACCAAAAAGTAAATGATTAGCTTATGGAAAAATTAGAAAACACAAAGCCAGAAAAGCTACTGATAGCCATCAGCGCATTAGGCAATCATGGCAAGACACTAAGTGCTACCAGATTGATAGAACTTTTAATTTCACATCGTGAAGGATGGCTT of Segatella copri contains these proteins:
- a CDS encoding serine/threonine-protein kinase → MDSYSGIIIEESRRSEQFSDFTPIPCKGFNILCKAKRYGRWWVLKGLKDPYRQDENYKNLLHKEFDILISLQHPNIVSAYSMEEIPEMGTCIVMEWIDGITLEHWSGRKTEGEDIFLQLLDAVHYIHAKQIVHRDLKPSNIMITHNGNHVKLIDFGLSDTDDFAILKQPAGTPGYISPEQIASQQADIRNDIFSIGCILEKILPSKPYTAIIKRCKAPITQRYANVDELKADFMAHRNRHLSGIKRIGIAALACIILLGFISYPLLHQQEKSISITPAHHEAKKDTVIRQQAKKPAPLSNGRKSLQPTATEPSSASHLQSAELISKGKKTIDKMWKESGIDTIRSVVKKSEAYFQFVNKSNEFITTTYPQTFSKDIDGKKADIIYELSSYTTERYVKPTLSRFQSSK
- the cysK gene encoding cysteine synthase A, whose amino-acid sequence is MAKIYKQITDLIGKTPLVELGKYSASKGLETPVIAKVEFFNPGGSVKDRIALAMIEDAEQKGILKPGATIIEPTSGNTGVGLALVSAVKGYHLILTMPETMSVERRNLVKAYGAEVRLTSGKDGMPGAIKAAEELRDSIPGSVILGQFTNPANPAKHYATTGPEIWADTDGEIDIFVAGVGTGGTISGIAKYLKEQNPNVKVIAVEPATSPVLNGGQSGPHKIQGIGAGFIPETYSSEYIDEVLDIQNDDAIKAGRDLAQTEGLLVGISSGAAAFAATEIAKRPENKGKKIVALLPDTGERYLSTVLYAFEEYPL
- a CDS encoding O-acetylhomoserine aminocarboxypropyltransferase/cysteine synthase family protein, which translates into the protein MSTEKKLRFETLQLHVGQENPDPATDARAVPIYQTTSYVFRNSQHAADRFGLRDAGNIYGRLTNSTQGVFEDRVAALEGGVAGLAVASGAAAVTYALQNILQNGDHIVAADNIYGGTYNLITHTLSTQGVSYTIVDPRNFEQVEAAIQDNTKALYAETFGNPNSDVTDIDKLAEIAHRHNIPLIIDNTFGTPYLIRPIEHGADIVVHSATKFIGGHGSSLGGVIVDGGKFDWKANADKFPTLAKPDPSYHGAVFADVAGAAAFVTRIRAVILRDTGATISPFNAWILLQGLETLSLRVERHVQNALKVVEYLENNPKVAKVNHPAVPSHPDHELYKKLFPNGAGSIFTFDIKGGEKEAWEFIDHLRIFSLLANVADVKSLVIHPATTTHSQLSPEELEEQHIYPSTVRLSIGIENIDDLIEALDEAFTYVK